In Patagioenas fasciata isolate bPatFas1 chromosome 20, bPatFas1.hap1, whole genome shotgun sequence, a genomic segment contains:
- the RNF208 gene encoding RING finger protein 208 encodes MQASLGDPRAVDSNVKTILMSCLKGQQVIIKMEAMKIIHPEKFSELQASQPRYAPAPRREPPLVAKRAWPSESEIIVNQACGDIPALDATPGPLPLPRTPPLPRRERGYQSQRKGSSEVCYHRQPPSDEVIVNQYVLHPSTPCEPLECPTCGHMYNFTNKRPRILSCLHSVCEECLQILYESCPKYKFISCPTCKRETVLFTDYGLAALAVNTSILNRLPAEALAANPVQWSSDTDRSCYQTFRQYCGAACTCHIRNPLSSCTIM; translated from the coding sequence ATGCAGGCGTCCCTCGGAGACCCCAGAGCAGTGGACAGTAATGTGAAAACGATACTCATGTCGTGTCTGAAAGGGCAACAGGTCATCATTAAAATGGAGGCGATGAAAATCATCCACCCGGAGAAGTTTTCGGAGCTACAGGCCTCGCAGCCGCGCTACGCACCAGCCCCCCGCCGTGAGCCGCCCCTCGTGGCCAAGCGCGCGTGGCCCTCCGAGTCCGAGATCATCGTCAACCAGGCGTGCGGGGACATCCCTGCCCTGGATGCCACCCCCGGCCCCCTGCCGCTGCCCCGGACTCCCCCCCTGCCGCGGCGAGAGCGCGGGTACCAGAGCCAGCGGAAAGGCAGCTCGGAGGTCTGCTACCACCGGCAGCCACCGTCGGACGAGGTGATCGTCAACCAGTACGTGCTGCACCCCTCGACGCCCTGCGAGCCCCTCGAGTGCCCCACCTGCGGCCACATGTACAACTTCACCAACAAGCGGCCCCGCATCCTCTCCTGCCTGCACTCGGTGTGCGAGGAGTGTCTGCAGATCCTCTACGAGTCCTGCCCCAAGTACAAGTTCATCTCCTGCCCCACCTGCAAGCGGGAGACCGTCCTCTTCACCGACTACGGGCTGGCGGCGCTGGCCGTCAACACCAGTATCCTCAACAGACTGCCGGCCGAAGCCCTGGCCGCCAACCCCGTCCAGTGGAGCAGCGACACCGACCGCAGCTGCTACCAGACCTTTCGCCAGTACTGCGGGGCCGCCTGCACCTGCCACATCCGAAACCCGCTCTCCTCCTGCACCATCATGTGA